The Populus alba chromosome 4, ASM523922v2, whole genome shotgun sequence genome contains a region encoding:
- the LOC118047349 gene encoding alpha-galactosidase produces MKMGSKFSFLFVNVVLVVASINCMNVSRSNANLEDYTQFLLANGVARTPPMGWNSWNHFQCNIDERTIKTTADALVSTGLAALGYKYVNIDDCWGEEKRDWKGSLRAKASTFPSGIKALADYVHSKGLKLGIYSDAGYTTCSKKMPGSLGHEDQDAKTFAEWGVDYLKYDNCYHDGSKPQDRYARMSYALRKVGRPILYSLCEWGQEYPAKWAGLYGNAWRTTGDIKDTWESVISIADENNIWGRYAGPGRWNDPDMLEVGNGGMSLEEYRSHFSIWALMKAPLLIGCDVQSASHETLRILGNKEVIDVNQDPLGLQGRKIRAKAGLEIWAGLLSRKRVAVVLWNRSGSRAPITVGWREIGLSPYNPVVVRDLWAHSFVSMRKLHGLTAYVASHACKMYILTPS; encoded by the exons atgaaaatgggATCTAAATTTagctttctttttgttaatgttgTTCTTGTTGTGGCAAGCATAAACTGTATGAATGTCAGCAGGAGCAATGCCAATCTTGAAGACTACACGCAGTTCCTTCTGGCCAATGGTGTGGCTCGAACACCACCAATGGG ATGGAATAGTTGGAATCATTTTCAATGCAATATAGATGAGAGGACTATTAAGACTACTG CTGATGCTCTTGTTTCAACTGGTTTGGCGGCACTTGGATACAAATATGTTAACATTG ATGATTGTtggggagaagagaaaagagactGGAAGGGGAGTCTAAGGGCAAAAGCTTCTACCTTTCCTTCTGGTATCAAGGCTCTGGCAGATTATGTTCATTCAAAAGGCTTAAAACTTGGCATATATTCTGATGCAGG TTACACAACCTGCAGCAAGAAAATGCCAGGTTCTCTTGGACATGAAGATCAAGATGCAAAAACCTTTGCTGAATGG GGAGTTGATTACTTGAAGTATGATAATTGCTACCATGACGGTTCCAAACCTCAGGATAG GTATGCTAGGATGAGTTATGCATTGAGGAAGGTTGGGCGGCCGATTCTTTACTCGTTATGTGAATG GGGACAAGAGTATCCGGCGAAATGGGCTGGTTTGTATGGCAATGCTTGGAGAACTACAGGGGATATTAAAGACACATGGGAAAG TGTGATATCAATCGCAGATGAAAACAACATTTGGGGTAGATATGCCGGACCTGGCAGATGGAACG ATCCTGACATGTTAGAAGTAGGCAACGGAGGGATGAGCTTAGAGGAGTACCGCTCTCATTTTAGTATCTGGGCTCTCATGAAA GCTCCTTTACTCATTGGATGCGACGTCCAATCTGCAAGCCATGAAACTCTTAGAATCCTGGGAAACAAGGAAGTTATAGATGTTAATCAGGATCCATTGGGACTTCAAGGCAGGAAAATACGAGCAAAAGCTGGCCTAGAG ATTTGGGCAGGGTTGTTGTCGAGGAAGAGAGTTGCAGTAGTGCTATGGAATAGAAGTGGATCTCGGGCCCCTATAACCGTGGGATGGAGGGAAATCGGACTTTCTCCATATAATCCTGTCGTTGTCAGAGACCTGTGGGCG CACTCATTTGTTTCGATGAGAAAACTTCATGGATTGACTGCATATGTTGCTTCCCATGCCTGCAAGATGTATATCCTGACCCCATCTTAG
- the LOC118047262 gene encoding probable 2' cyclic ADP-D-ribose synthase BdTIR has translation MQQRLASTAKNLCRKILNHRNQIQSLKRPAPAPCDVFINHRCIDTKRTISGLLFDHLSRLGLHPFLDSKNMRPGDKLFDSIDRAIHECKVGVAVFSPRYCESYFCLHELALLMETKKRVIPIFCDVKPSQLHVKDNGLCSGEELQRFTYALEEAKYTVGLTFDTLEGNWSQFLKTAMDAVVHNLIEVDAGEIHKHRAYFMKNYYGRESR, from the exons ATGCAGCAGCGTTTAGCATCAACAGCCAAGAACTTATGTCGTAAAATCTTGAACCACCGTAACCAAATCCAATCCCTTAAAAGACCAGCACCCGCACCCTGTGATGTGTTCATTAATCATCGGTGCATCGACACGAAGAGGACCATTTCTGGGTTGCTCTTTGATCATCTTTCTAGACTCGGGCTCCATCCATTCTTGGACAGCAAGAACATGAGACCTGGTGACAAACTATTTGACAGCATTGATAGAGCTATCCATGAATGTAAGGTCGGGGTTGCTGTCTTTTCTCCCCGTTATTGTGAGTCATACTTTTGTCTCCATGAACTGGCTTTATTAATGGAGACAAAGAAAAGAGTTATACCTATATTCTGTGATGTCAAACCGTCTCAGCTCCATGTCAAGGATAATGGGCTTTGTTCAGGCGAAGAGCTGCAAAGGTTTACATATGCTCTCGAAGAGGCAAAGTACACCGTTGGACTTACATTTGACACACTTGAAGG GAATTGGTCTCAATTCTTAAAGACAGCAATGGATGCGGTTGTGCATAATTTGATCGAAGTGGATGCAGGAGAAATACACAAGCACCGTGCATATTTCATGAAGAATTATTACGGACGAGAATCAAGATGA